One Carassius auratus strain Wakin unplaced genomic scaffold, ASM336829v1 scaf_tig00216849, whole genome shotgun sequence DNA segment encodes these proteins:
- the LOC113099051 gene encoding serine/threonine-protein phosphatase 2A 55 kDa regulatory subunit B delta isoform-like → MMAGAGGGNDFQWCFSQVKGAVDEDVAEADIISTVEFNYSGELLATGDKGGRVVIFQREQESKNRLLSRGEYNVYSTFQSHEPEFDYLKSLEIEEKINKIRWLPQQNAAHFLLSANDKTIKLWKISERDKRADGYNLKDEDGRLRDPFRITTLRVPVLMPMDLMVEASPRRIFANAHTYHINSISVNSDYETYLSADDLRINLWHLEITDRSFNIVDIKPANMEELTEVITAAECHPHQCNVFVYSSSKGTIRLCDMRAAALCDRHSKFFEEPEDPSSRSFFSEIISSISDVKFSHSGRYMMTRDYLSVKVWDLNMENRPVETYQVHEYLRSKLCSLYENDCIFDKFECCWNGSDSAIMTGSYNNFFRMFDRNTRRDITLEASRENSKPRAILKPRKVCTGGKRKKDEISVDSLDFNKKILHTAWHPKENVIAVAATNNLYIFQDKMN, encoded by the exons ATGATGGCAG GGGCTGGTGGAGGCAATGATTTCCAGTGGTGCTTCTCCCAGGTCAAAGGAGCCGTAGATGAAGATGTGGCAGAAG CGGACATTATCTCAACTGTTGAATTTAACTATTCGGGGGAGTTATTAGCCACGGGAGACAAAGGGGGAAGAGTTGTCATATTTCAGCGAGAACAGGAG AGTAAAAACCGCCTGCTCTCAAGAGGGGAATACAACGTGTACAGCACCTTTCAGAGTCACGAGCCTGAGTTTGATTACTTGAAAAGTTTAGAAATCGAGGAGAAGATCAATAAAATCAGATGGCTCCCGCAACAGAACGCTGCACACTTTCTCCTTTCTGCAAACG aTAAAACCATCAAACTATGGAAGATCAGTGAAAGGGACAAACGAGCAGATGGATATAATCTTAAAGACGAAGACGGAAGACTGCGAGATCCGTTCCGAATCACAACACTACGG GTTCCTGTGCTGATGCCGATGGACTTGATGGTGGAAGCAAGCCCACGCAGAATATTTGCTAATGCACATACATATCACATCAATTCCATTTCAGTAAATAGTGATTATGAAACATACCTTTCTGCAGACGACCTCAGAATAAACCTCTGGCATTTAGAAATCACAGATAGAAGTTTTA ACATTGTAGATATAAAACCAGCCAATATGGAGGAGCTGACGGAGGTGATAACGGCGGCCGAGTGTCACCCGCACCAGTGTAATGTCTTTGTGTACAGCAGTAGTAAAGGAACCATCCGCTTGTGTGACATGAGGGCCGCCGCGCTCTGTGATAGACATAGCAAAT TTTTTGAGGAGCCAGAAGATCCCAGCAGCCGGTCGTTCTTCTCAGAAATCATCTCCTCCATATCTGACGTCAAGTTCAGCCACAGCGGTCGATACATGATGACCCGCGATTACCTCTCTGTTAAGGTTTGGGACCTGAATATGGAGAACCGGCCCGTAGAGACCTACCAG GTACACGAGTACCTACGTAGCAAGTTGTGCTCTCTCTACGAGAACGACTGCATTTTCGACAAGTTTGAGTGCTGTTGGAACGGTTCAGACAG TGCCATTATGACGGGTTCCTACAACAATTTCTTCAGGATGTTTGACAGGAACACGCGCAGGGACATCACACTGGAGGCATCGAGGGAGAACAGTAAACCCCGTGCCATTCTCAAACCCCGCAAGGTCTGCACCGGAGGCAAACGGAAGAAAGACGAAATCAGCGTGGACAGCCTGGACTTCAACAAGAAGATCCTACACACCGCCTGGCACCCGAAAGAGAACGTCATAGCTGTGGCCGCCACCAACAACCTGTATATATTCCAggacaaaatgaattaa